CTTTTTCTCTGTCACTGTCGGACGCCGTCATGGGCGACGGCGCCGACCAGCCACCCCGCCGCTGGATCCTCCTTCCCCGGCCGGCCATGGCGACCACCACGCGTACAAGTACAAAAGCCCTCATGGTCCAATGAGATCCAGCGAGACAGGTTCGTCCCCATCTAGCCCGGTCAGCTCTCGTACCCTGCATCAACCAGATCCCGTGGGCGTCGGGGTGACCTGCTCCGGCGAGGTTCCTCGATCCCGCCCGCCACAAGCCCGTCCACGGGCAGCCGTGCTCGCCGTTGGTGGCTACGTGCAGCACGGGCACCACGGCGGGGCACCGCGCACCGTTGTCGCCGGATCTGGCGACTCCAAGCCTGACCGCCATTGGATCTGGTTAGTCATGAATCATCTCTCCTAACCTCTCTCCATATCATGATTTCGGTTTTATTTTTCATGATTTCAAAATTCCTTGTTTCTCTACCAGATCATCGGCCTCC
This region of Triticum urartu cultivar G1812 unplaced genomic scaffold, Tu2.1 TuUngrouped_contig_8770, whole genome shotgun sequence genomic DNA includes:
- the LOC125532006 gene encoding uncharacterized protein LOC125532006 isoform X1; amino-acid sequence: MSAVADTGGTCRLSYFTGSGSYRLEIHHSSMLLDSCGWTPQNFFFSVTVGRRHGRRRRPATPPLDPPSPAGHGDHHAYKYKSPHGPMRSSETGSSPSSPVSSRTLHQPDPVGVGVTCSGEVPRSRPPQARPRAAVLAVGGYVQHGHHGGAPRTVVAGSGDSKPDRHWI
- the LOC125532006 gene encoding uncharacterized protein LOC125532006 isoform X2, translating into MSAVADTGGTCRLSYFTGSGSYRLEIHHSSMLLDSCGWTPQNFFFSVTVGRRHGRRRRPATPPLDPPSPAGHGDHHAYKYKSPHGPMRSSETGSSPSSPVSSRTLHQPDPVGVGVTCSGEVPRSRPPQARPRAAVLAVGGYVQHGHHGGAPRTVVAGSGDSKPDRHWI